From one Salmo salar chromosome ssa09, Ssal_v3.1, whole genome shotgun sequence genomic stretch:
- the cenpu gene encoding centromere protein U isoform X1: MSKKSQMAKMLKLVQHELVEKGPSKDTQKSKATDSHISPNVSTIEKASFFDECDTYGNPLHSTALEEDFSPNLDQNKEEVVKEGAAKRRWGPSKKVNSATPKRPTLSGRGQTKRRASKVVQPKGSQQKNVKPKARPQKEIAEGTGEEDLTEAQSGPSASQKKAPVRKEQDTEVDDSRSSGEEEEIEVSAPGSSPQPIHKKRRTSLSSENLTDEDISWNPSQKKAKPVDVRKQRKSSVEMGSQGLRGSSQGTRGKSSSGSAGPSKRDEQKRRNVKNPTDLDVVLDSFLEFVSEYTDAVDSVAVLEAIDALSSSFEDQLTEKITASKELKFLKRDNAKMNAAINRKRARLLEAKNELIRSEAQLRALQKDQSRLEQRLTDIRKGTTFLKDLGHLHKSYLDHRKAHPNQVEEYGPSSLPALLLEARDVLGTEDQLKTVNERLQHALDRVAHNK, translated from the exons ATGAG TAAGAAGAGCCAAATGGCGAAGATGCTCAAACTTGTGCAACACGAGCTTGTTGAG AAGGGTCCATCAAAAGATACACAGAAATCTAAAGCAACGGACAGTCATATTTCCCCAAATGTTTCTACCATTGAGAAAGCCAGTTTCTTTGATGAGTGCGATACTTATG GTAACCCTCTGCACAGTACTGCCCTTGAGGAAGATTTCAGCCCAAACTTGGATCAAAACAAAGAGGAAGTGGTGAAGGAGGGGGCAGCTAAGAGAAGATGGGGCCCATCCAAAAAGGTTAATAGTGCGACCCCAAAAAGACCCACACTGTCTGGGAGAGGTCAGACCAAACGGAGAGCTAGCAAAGTGGTCCAACCAAAGGGATCTCAACAGAAAAATGTCAAACCAAAAGCCAG GCCCCAAAAAGAAATTGCAGAAGGGACAGGAGAAGAGGATTTAACAGAAGCTCAGAGCGGGCCTTCTGCATCACAGAAAAAGGCACCAGTCAGAAAGGAACAGGACACAGAAGTGGATGACTCG AGGTCATCGGGCGAGGAGGAGGAAATTGAAGTGTCTGCTCCGGGCTCCAGTCCTCAACCTATTCATAAGAAACGTAGAACATCCCTGTCTTCAGAGAATCTGACGGATGAGGACATTAGTTGG AATCCAAGTCAGAAGAAGGCCAAACCAGTCGATGTGCGAAAGCAAAGGAAGTCCTCAGTTGAGATGGGTTCGCAGGGTCTGAGGGGGAGTTCGCAGGGTACGAGGGGGAAGTCCTCTTCAG GAAGTGCTGGTCCTTCCAAAAGAGACGAGCAGAAACGAAGGAATGTAAAAAATCCCACTGATCTTGATGTGGTGTTGGACTCATTTTTGGAATTCGTGTCAGAGTATAC GGATGCAGTGGATTCTGTTGCAGTATTGGAGGCTATAGATGCTCTCTCAAGCTCTTTTGAAGATCAACTCACAGAGAAG ATAACTGCTTCAAAGGAGCTAAAATTCCTGAAAAGGGACAACGCAAAG ATGAATGCTGCCATTAACCGTAAGAGAGCCAGGCTGCTCGAGGCCAAAAATGAACTTATAAG GAGTGAGGCCCAATTGAGGGCCCTGCAGAAGGACCAGTCTCGACTTGAGCAGAGGCTAACAGACATACGGAAGGGAACCACTTTCTTGAAAGATCTGGGTCACCTGCACAAGAGCTACCTGGACCATAGAAAAGCCCACCCTAACCAGGTGGAGGAG TATGGCCCCTCCAGTCTACCAGCTCTTCTCCTGGAGGCCCGTGATGTGTTGGGGACTGAAGATCAGCTGAAGACTGTCAACGAGAGGCTGCAACACGCTCTGGACAGAGTGGCTCACAACAAGTGA
- the cenpu gene encoding centromere protein U isoform X2 translates to MSKKSQMAKMLKLVQHELVEGPSKDTQKSKATDSHISPNVSTIEKASFFDECDTYGNPLHSTALEEDFSPNLDQNKEEVVKEGAAKRRWGPSKKVNSATPKRPTLSGRGQTKRRASKVVQPKGSQQKNVKPKARPQKEIAEGTGEEDLTEAQSGPSASQKKAPVRKEQDTEVDDSRSSGEEEEIEVSAPGSSPQPIHKKRRTSLSSENLTDEDISWNPSQKKAKPVDVRKQRKSSVEMGSQGLRGSSQGTRGKSSSGSAGPSKRDEQKRRNVKNPTDLDVVLDSFLEFVSEYTDAVDSVAVLEAIDALSSSFEDQLTEKITASKELKFLKRDNAKMNAAINRKRARLLEAKNELIRSEAQLRALQKDQSRLEQRLTDIRKGTTFLKDLGHLHKSYLDHRKAHPNQVEEYGPSSLPALLLEARDVLGTEDQLKTVNERLQHALDRVAHNK, encoded by the exons ATGAG TAAGAAGAGCCAAATGGCGAAGATGCTCAAACTTGTGCAACACGAGCTTGTTGAG GGTCCATCAAAAGATACACAGAAATCTAAAGCAACGGACAGTCATATTTCCCCAAATGTTTCTACCATTGAGAAAGCCAGTTTCTTTGATGAGTGCGATACTTATG GTAACCCTCTGCACAGTACTGCCCTTGAGGAAGATTTCAGCCCAAACTTGGATCAAAACAAAGAGGAAGTGGTGAAGGAGGGGGCAGCTAAGAGAAGATGGGGCCCATCCAAAAAGGTTAATAGTGCGACCCCAAAAAGACCCACACTGTCTGGGAGAGGTCAGACCAAACGGAGAGCTAGCAAAGTGGTCCAACCAAAGGGATCTCAACAGAAAAATGTCAAACCAAAAGCCAG GCCCCAAAAAGAAATTGCAGAAGGGACAGGAGAAGAGGATTTAACAGAAGCTCAGAGCGGGCCTTCTGCATCACAGAAAAAGGCACCAGTCAGAAAGGAACAGGACACAGAAGTGGATGACTCG AGGTCATCGGGCGAGGAGGAGGAAATTGAAGTGTCTGCTCCGGGCTCCAGTCCTCAACCTATTCATAAGAAACGTAGAACATCCCTGTCTTCAGAGAATCTGACGGATGAGGACATTAGTTGG AATCCAAGTCAGAAGAAGGCCAAACCAGTCGATGTGCGAAAGCAAAGGAAGTCCTCAGTTGAGATGGGTTCGCAGGGTCTGAGGGGGAGTTCGCAGGGTACGAGGGGGAAGTCCTCTTCAG GAAGTGCTGGTCCTTCCAAAAGAGACGAGCAGAAACGAAGGAATGTAAAAAATCCCACTGATCTTGATGTGGTGTTGGACTCATTTTTGGAATTCGTGTCAGAGTATAC GGATGCAGTGGATTCTGTTGCAGTATTGGAGGCTATAGATGCTCTCTCAAGCTCTTTTGAAGATCAACTCACAGAGAAG ATAACTGCTTCAAAGGAGCTAAAATTCCTGAAAAGGGACAACGCAAAG ATGAATGCTGCCATTAACCGTAAGAGAGCCAGGCTGCTCGAGGCCAAAAATGAACTTATAAG GAGTGAGGCCCAATTGAGGGCCCTGCAGAAGGACCAGTCTCGACTTGAGCAGAGGCTAACAGACATACGGAAGGGAACCACTTTCTTGAAAGATCTGGGTCACCTGCACAAGAGCTACCTGGACCATAGAAAAGCCCACCCTAACCAGGTGGAGGAG TATGGCCCCTCCAGTCTACCAGCTCTTCTCCTGGAGGCCCGTGATGTGTTGGGGACTGAAGATCAGCTGAAGACTGTCAACGAGAGGCTGCAACACGCTCTGGACAGAGTGGCTCACAACAAGTGA